The proteins below come from a single Candidatus Delongbacteria bacterium genomic window:
- a CDS encoding FKBP-type peptidyl-prolyl cis-trans isomerase yields the protein MKLVILLTIFVNFFTIENLFAVNDTLFTASGLKYIINKKGNGVHADNGKEVEVHYTGKLKDGTVFDSSVGKDPLSFIIGKGQVIKGWDEGILLMNVGDKFTLIIPSNLAYGEREIKDLIPSNSDLIFEVELMSVSNPKIMLSDAFIDFLKNGGNNLTDFFYKEIKNQTDKYKVSEAEINNAGYFFLNIKDYKVALEIFMLNVIEYPNQGNVYDSLGEAFLASGDEFNALLNYKKSLELDPNNKNAEAIIKSLEDK from the coding sequence ATGAAATTGGTTATACTTTTAACAATTTTTGTTAATTTTTTCACGATTGAAAACTTATTTGCAGTAAATGATACACTTTTCACTGCTTCAGGATTGAAGTATATTATCAATAAAAAAGGAAATGGAGTTCATGCAGATAACGGCAAAGAAGTCGAAGTTCACTATACAGGGAAATTAAAGGATGGAACAGTTTTTGATTCCTCAGTTGGTAAAGACCCTTTATCCTTTATTATTGGAAAAGGACAAGTTATAAAGGGATGGGATGAAGGGATTTTACTCATGAATGTTGGAGATAAATTCACATTAATAATTCCTTCAAACTTAGCTTATGGAGAAAGAGAAATTAAAGATTTGATACCATCGAACTCTGATTTGATTTTTGAGGTTGAGTTGATGAGTGTAAGTAATCCAAAAATAATGCTTTCTGATGCATTCATTGATTTTTTGAAAAATGGTGGCAATAATTTAACAGATTTTTTTTACAAAGAAATAAAAAATCAAACTGATAAATATAAAGTTTCAGAAGCAGAAATAAATAATGCAGGTTACTTTTTTCTAAATATCAAAGATTATAAAGTAGCTTTGGAAATTTTCATGCTAAACGTGATTGAGTATCCTAATCAAGGGAATGTTTATGATTCCTTAGGTGAAGCTTTTTTAGCCTCAGGTGATGAGTTTAATGCTCTATTAAATTACAAGAAATCTTTGGAATTAGATCCAAATAATAAAAACGCAGAAGCTATTATTAAATCTTTGGAGGATAAATAG
- a CDS encoding NADH:ubiquinone reductase (Na(+)-transporting) subunit B encodes MKFLHNMLEKVKHDFEKGGKYEKFYPLFEMTETFLFLQPNPTKKGSHIRDAVDSKRFMTMVIIALFPAMIFGMYNIGYQHFQSLGEQGSLISNFLIGARYLLPLYIVTFAVGGFWEMLFSVIRKHEINEGLLVTGFLVPLIVPPTLPLWQLAIAISFGIVMAKEVFGGTGMNIFNPALMTRAFLFFAYPKQISGDSVWTVFGDKVVDAYTSATPLAVAVQSSTSGNVVVDSLHQNGYTLSNMFMGFIPGSIGEVSTAAIIFGAFFLILTGVGSWRIILSVFVGGYLMGLLFNITSPDAASMFAIPSHYHLVMGGFAFGAVFMATDPVTAAQTNTGKIIYGLLVGALAILIRSLNPAYPEGMMLAILLMNAFAPFIDYFVVEKNKKRRLSYAK; translated from the coding sequence ATGAAGTTTTTACATAATATGCTGGAGAAGGTGAAGCATGATTTTGAAAAGGGTGGTAAATATGAAAAATTTTATCCCCTATTTGAAATGACAGAAACTTTCCTTTTCTTACAGCCAAATCCGACTAAAAAAGGTTCTCACATCAGAGATGCTGTGGATTCGAAGCGATTTATGACAATGGTAATAATTGCACTTTTCCCAGCAATGATTTTTGGTATGTATAATATTGGATATCAACATTTTCAATCCTTGGGTGAACAAGGTTCTTTGATTTCAAATTTCCTTATTGGGGCAAGATATTTATTACCTCTATATATTGTAACCTTTGCAGTTGGAGGTTTCTGGGAAATGCTTTTTAGTGTTATCAGAAAACATGAGATAAATGAAGGTTTATTAGTGACTGGGTTTTTAGTTCCACTTATTGTGCCACCAACACTACCTTTATGGCAACTAGCTATTGCAATATCGTTTGGTATCGTGATGGCTAAAGAGGTTTTTGGAGGAACAGGAATGAACATTTTCAATCCTGCACTAATGACAAGAGCTTTTCTTTTCTTCGCTTATCCAAAACAGATTTCTGGTGATAGCGTTTGGACTGTTTTTGGAGATAAAGTTGTAGATGCCTATACTTCTGCCACTCCTTTAGCCGTAGCAGTTCAATCAAGCACAAGTGGAAATGTTGTTGTTGATTCCTTACATCAAAATGGTTACACATTATCAAATATGTTCATGGGCTTTATTCCAGGAAGTATTGGTGAAGTTTCCACTGCTGCTATAATTTTTGGAGCTTTCTTCCTAATTCTTACTGGTGTAGGAAGTTGGAGAATTATTTTGTCGGTATTTGTAGGCGGATACCTGATGGGACTTCTATTCAATATAACATCACCGGATGCAGCATCTATGTTTGCCATTCCTTCGCACTATCATCTGGTAATGGGCGGGTTTGCTTTTGGAGCAGTTTTCATGGCAACTGATCCTGTGACTGCTGCACAAACTAATACAGGAAAGATAATCTATGGTCTATTGGTTGGTGCTCTAGCCATCTTGATCAGATCACTAAATCCGGCATATCCTGAAGGTATGATGCTTGCTATTCTACTTATGAACGCTTTTGCTCCGTTTATCGATTATTTTGTAGTAGAAAAAAACAAGAAAAGGAGATTGAGTTATGCTAAATAA
- a CDS encoding Na(+)-translocating NADH-quinone reductase subunit A translates to MKHVRLKKGYDIRLDGDVSTKMEKDLKIPDLIAVKPIDFTELKEKMLVSEGESVKIGTPLFYAKQNERIKFVSTVSGIVKEIRRGERRKVTAVIVENNKKCEREEITIDETSRENIVESLCSSGLFPLFRQRPFHKIANPDDLPRDIFISGFDTAPLATDQAFLIHENRTAFQYGINILKKLTNGKIYFGINDSTPSDITGVENVKFTGPHPSGNVGVQIHHISPIKGRKDLVWTINVSGVIKIGLLFSEKKIPTVQIVKVAGTASQNSGYFKIICGSILNTFCSANTNSARFISGNPLTGTNEGFEGFLGFYDDLVSILPEPKDASFLGWISPGFGKETKSRTLMTGFLGKSSKFDIPTAINGGQRAFIASGIYEDVLPMDILPVYLMKSILAEDVEEMEALGIYEVAEEDIALCEFICPSKIEWQEILRNGLIYMEKEA, encoded by the coding sequence ATGAAACATGTCAGGTTAAAAAAGGGCTATGACATTAGGCTTGATGGAGATGTTTCCACCAAAATGGAAAAAGATCTAAAAATTCCTGATTTAATAGCAGTAAAACCGATAGACTTTACCGAGCTGAAAGAGAAAATGCTTGTTTCAGAAGGTGAAAGTGTAAAAATCGGAACCCCTCTTTTTTATGCCAAACAGAATGAAAGGATTAAGTTTGTTTCAACTGTAAGTGGTATAGTTAAAGAGATTAGACGTGGTGAAAGAAGAAAAGTAACTGCAGTCATCGTTGAAAACAACAAAAAGTGTGAAAGAGAAGAGATTACAATTGATGAAACTAGTAGAGAAAATATAGTTGAATCACTATGCTCTTCAGGTCTTTTTCCATTATTCAGACAGCGACCATTTCACAAAATTGCCAATCCAGATGATCTACCGCGAGATATATTTATTTCCGGATTTGATACTGCTCCATTAGCTACAGATCAAGCTTTTCTAATTCATGAAAACAGAACTGCTTTTCAATATGGGATAAACATTCTGAAAAAGTTAACTAATGGTAAAATATATTTCGGAATCAATGATTCCACTCCTAGTGACATTACAGGTGTAGAAAATGTAAAGTTCACTGGGCCACATCCATCAGGCAATGTTGGAGTTCAGATTCATCATATTTCACCTATTAAAGGAAGAAAAGATCTGGTTTGGACGATAAATGTTTCTGGTGTGATAAAAATTGGATTACTTTTCTCAGAAAAGAAAATTCCAACTGTACAGATTGTTAAAGTAGCTGGAACTGCTAGTCAGAATTCAGGATATTTCAAGATAATTTGTGGCTCGATTCTAAATACATTTTGTTCGGCAAATACCAATTCTGCTAGATTTATCTCTGGAAATCCTCTTACCGGTACCAATGAAGGATTTGAAGGTTTCCTAGGGTTCTACGATGATTTAGTTTCAATACTTCCAGAACCAAAAGACGCTTCATTCTTAGGATGGATTTCTCCTGGATTTGGGAAGGAAACAAAATCCAGAACATTGATGACCGGTTTTTTAGGAAAAAGCAGTAAATTTGATATTCCAACAGCTATAAACGGAGGACAAAGAGCCTTCATAGCAAGTGGAATCTATGAAGATGTTTTACCAATGGATATTCTTCCTGTATATTTGATGAAAAGTATTCTTGCTGAAGATGTTGAAGAAATGGAAGCACTGGGAATCTATGAAGTTGCTGAAGAAGATATCGCTTTGTGTGAATTCATATGCCCATCAAAAATTGAATGGCAAGAAATACTAAGAAATGGTCTTATCTATATGGAAAAAGAAGCATAA
- a CDS encoding NADH:ubiquinone reductase (Na(+)-transporting) subunit D produces the protein MDLKLVKEPLIKSNPILVQVLGICSALAVTTQLKLAIVMGIAVTFVTAFSNLFTSLIRNYIPNKIRIIVEMSIIATFVILVDEFLKAYAFDISKQLSVFVGLIITNCIVLGRLEAYAMGNKAFPSFMDGIGNGFGYGLILIIVGAVREVTGSGKLFGVSIIPDSFYAIGYENNGIMILAPGVFFLLAILVWIHRTITGTHESK, from the coding sequence ATGGATCTGAAACTTGTCAAAGAACCTCTGATAAAGAGCAACCCAATTCTGGTTCAGGTTTTAGGTATCTGTTCAGCTCTTGCTGTTACAACTCAATTAAAACTTGCAATTGTTATGGGAATAGCAGTTACTTTTGTTACTGCATTTTCAAACCTTTTTACATCACTTATCAGGAATTATATTCCTAATAAAATCAGAATAATTGTTGAAATGTCTATTATTGCTACATTTGTAATACTAGTGGATGAGTTCTTAAAGGCTTATGCTTTTGATATCTCAAAACAACTTTCTGTTTTTGTTGGTTTAATTATTACAAATTGTATTGTTTTGGGTAGATTGGAAGCCTACGCCATGGGCAATAAAGCCTTTCCTTCATTTATGGACGGCATTGGAAATGGTTTTGGTTATGGTTTAATACTGATTATTGTTGGAGCAGTAAGAGAAGTAACTGGTTCTGGTAAACTTTTTGGAGTTTCTATCATCCCAGATTCATTTTATGCAATTGGTTATGAAAACAATGGAATCATGATTCTTGCTCCAGGAGTTTTCTTTCTACTTGCTATACTTGTCTGGATACACAGAACTATAACAGGAACACATGAAAGTAAATAA
- a CDS encoding exonuclease SbcCD subunit D C-terminal domain-containing protein → MRIIHTSDWHIGHLFNGRKRYDEFEKFFNWMTNTINELKVEVLIVSGDIFDTTSPSNKAQEMYYNFLKSLTDTSCKMIVISGGNHDSPTFLDAPKEVLKHLNVFVNGSITQNIDDQIVNYKSEELELTICNVPYLRDRDLRSNEFGESDDEKGQKIVKGIKNHYQLIYNRAKELYPESKIFMTGHLFCLGGKILEGDGVRDIYVGSIAGFDSSIFPSEADYIALGHLHSSQKVGGNEKIRYSGSPLPMNFSESNIRKKILVIDINQEMTIDEISVPIFKEIHRLRGDITELISRLDSFGENDCFVEVEYTGDGSISDLRLALDKFSLDGKIDIVKIINKAFISDFNSNTLEFVSLEDITEEELFCRYIDETDMSEDRKAKMRVLFTDVVKAVNENDLNAE, encoded by the coding sequence ATGCGTATTATCCATACTTCAGACTGGCATATTGGTCATCTTTTTAATGGAAGAAAAAGATATGATGAATTCGAAAAATTTTTTAATTGGATGACAAACACAATAAATGAACTAAAAGTAGAAGTTTTAATTGTTTCAGGTGATATTTTTGATACAACATCACCTTCAAACAAAGCACAAGAGATGTATTACAATTTCTTAAAATCTTTAACAGATACATCATGTAAAATGATAGTGATTTCTGGTGGGAACCATGACTCTCCTACTTTTTTGGATGCTCCCAAAGAAGTTCTAAAACATTTGAATGTTTTTGTAAACGGTTCAATAACACAAAACATTGATGATCAGATTGTCAATTATAAATCAGAAGAATTGGAGTTAACTATTTGTAATGTACCATACTTACGTGATAGAGATTTGAGGAGTAATGAGTTTGGTGAATCTGATGATGAAAAAGGGCAAAAAATTGTCAAAGGAATAAAGAATCACTACCAATTAATTTATAATAGAGCTAAAGAATTATATCCTGAAAGTAAAATTTTTATGACTGGTCATCTATTTTGCCTTGGCGGAAAGATTCTTGAAGGTGATGGAGTAAGAGATATATATGTAGGTTCTATTGCAGGTTTTGACTCCTCAATTTTTCCTTCTGAAGCTGATTATATAGCTTTAGGGCATCTTCATTCTTCTCAAAAAGTTGGAGGAAATGAAAAAATCAGATATTCAGGCTCTCCTCTTCCCATGAATTTTTCCGAATCAAATATTAGAAAAAAGATACTGGTAATCGACATCAATCAAGAAATGACCATAGATGAGATCTCTGTTCCAATTTTTAAAGAAATCCATAGGTTAAGAGGAGATATAACTGAACTAATTTCAAGATTAGATAGTTTTGGTGAAAATGATTGCTTTGTAGAAGTTGAATATACTGGAGATGGATCAATTTCTGATTTGAGATTAGCATTAGATAAATTTTCTCTTGATGGAAAAATTGATATAGTAAAAATAATCAATAAAGCATTTATAAGTGATTTCAATAGCAATACCTTGGAGTTTGTTTCATTGGAAGATATTACTGAAGAAGAATTATTTTGCAGATATATTGATGAAACTGATATGAGCGAAGATAGAAAAGCTAAAATGAGAGTTTTATTTACAGATGTAGTGAAAGCTGTTAATGAAAATGATTTAAATGCAGAATAA
- a CDS encoding mechanosensitive ion channel yields the protein MENIIWDYLIGFDEAYPIASMFAKTILILILAWISNYIAKKIVYRIIKKVVEKSKNRWDDVLLSNNVFDNLIKIVPGSIIYLLSYLIPEFSMVLSKFSLVYICIVLILSLSSFLKAVNELYDNSRYAEGRSIKGIIQIINMILILLGIIMSIAILMGKSPLVLLSGIGAMTAIVMLIFKDTILSFVASLQIVFTNIVKVGDWITMPSCGADGDVIEIALHTIKVQNFDKTIVTIPTYKLIDGSFTNWRGMSDSGVRRIKRAINIDMSTIKFLNSDDYKKLQKLGLLKDYFVNKQKELDEYNKKYNDDDLSQRRTLTNIGTFRAYISEYLKNHQKIDKEKTFLIRQLQPSSEGVPLEVYVFSNDNRWIQYEEIQSDIFDHLLAIIPEFDLKVFQNPSGNDFKNMLK from the coding sequence ATGGAAAATATAATTTGGGATTATTTAATCGGTTTTGATGAAGCTTATCCGATTGCATCCATGTTTGCAAAAACAATTTTAATTTTAATTCTTGCCTGGATATCCAATTATATAGCTAAAAAAATTGTTTACAGAATAATCAAAAAAGTAGTTGAAAAAAGTAAAAATCGGTGGGACGATGTTTTACTGAGTAATAATGTTTTTGACAATCTTATAAAAATTGTACCAGGTAGTATAATATATTTACTCAGTTATCTTATTCCTGAGTTCAGCATGGTATTATCAAAGTTCTCTTTAGTTTATATATGTATCGTGCTGATCCTATCCTTAAGTTCTTTTCTAAAAGCTGTTAATGAGTTGTATGATAATTCTAGATATGCAGAAGGTAGATCTATAAAGGGAATTATTCAGATCATTAATATGATACTGATTTTATTGGGTATTATAATGAGTATCGCAATACTCATGGGGAAATCTCCACTTGTCCTCCTCTCAGGAATTGGTGCAATGACGGCAATTGTGATGTTAATTTTTAAAGATACGATTCTTTCTTTTGTAGCTTCACTTCAGATTGTGTTTACCAATATTGTAAAAGTTGGTGATTGGATAACCATGCCTTCATGTGGAGCTGATGGTGACGTAATAGAGATAGCTCTTCATACGATTAAAGTTCAAAATTTCGATAAAACAATTGTTACAATACCAACCTATAAATTGATAGACGGGTCATTTACAAATTGGCGAGGTATGTCTGATTCTGGTGTAAGAAGAATAAAAAGAGCCATTAATATAGATATGAGCACTATAAAATTTTTAAATTCTGATGACTATAAAAAACTACAGAAGCTGGGATTATTGAAAGACTATTTTGTTAATAAGCAAAAAGAGTTGGATGAATATAATAAAAAATATAATGATGATGATTTAAGTCAAAGGCGTACATTGACAAATATTGGTACGTTCAGAGCATATATCAGCGAATATTTGAAGAATCATCAAAAAATTGATAAAGAGAAAACATTTTTGATAAGACAATTACAGCCTTCAAGTGAAGGAGTGCCTTTAGAAGTGTATGTTTTTTCAAATGATAACAGATGGATACAATATGAGGAGATCCAATCTGATATATTTGATCATCTTTTAGCCATTATTCCAGAATTTGATCTCAAAGTGTTTCAAAATCCAAGTGGGAATGACTTTAAAAACATGTTAAAATGA
- the nqrC gene encoding NADH:ubiquinone reductase (Na(+)-transporting) subunit C, giving the protein MLNKENNLYTLGFAGLITICCAILLSYASFSLKDKQAKNLEIEAKKNVLKAVALVKEDQKISGEEIIDLYEKSIEEKYVDKNGNFTDDGNQIFIAKQNGEITSYCIPVVGKGLWSTIYGYLALEKDVNTVKGITFYKHGETPGLGGEIEASWFTSNFVGKKIYDANDKLVSISVVKGQVDNSLASANNQVDGISGATLTCKGVDKFLHEDVKSYEPFFNNIRGGK; this is encoded by the coding sequence ATGCTAAATAAAGAAAACAATCTCTATACTTTGGGTTTTGCAGGTCTTATAACTATTTGCTGTGCAATACTACTTTCATATGCTTCATTTAGTCTGAAAGATAAACAAGCTAAAAATCTTGAAATTGAAGCAAAGAAAAACGTTTTAAAAGCTGTTGCCCTTGTTAAAGAAGATCAAAAAATATCTGGGGAAGAGATAATTGATCTATATGAAAAATCTATTGAAGAAAAATATGTGGATAAAAATGGTAATTTTACTGATGATGGAAATCAGATTTTTATCGCCAAACAAAATGGAGAAATAACTTCATATTGTATACCAGTAGTTGGCAAGGGTTTATGGTCTACAATTTATGGCTATCTGGCACTTGAAAAAGATGTAAACACTGTAAAGGGTATTACTTTCTACAAGCATGGTGAAACTCCGGGTCTTGGTGGAGAGATAGAGGCCTCGTGGTTTACTTCAAACTTTGTAGGCAAGAAAATATATGATGCAAATGATAAGCTAGTTTCTATTTCAGTTGTTAAAGGACAAGTTGATAATTCATTGGCATCAGCGAACAATCAGGTTGACGGAATTAGTGGGGCAACCCTTACATGTAAGGGAGTTGATAAATTTTTACACGAAGACGTAAAATCTTATGAACCTTTTTTTAACAATATCAGAGGAGGTAAATAA